GAAACCGATGGAGTAGAGGAACCCGTCGTAGCCGTAGACCGCGATGGCGCCCGCGATGCCGAGAAAGCTCGCGGCCGAAAGGTAGTCGCCCGCGATGGCGATGCCGTTCTGCGGTCCGGAGAAGCCGCGCCCTCCGGTGAAGTAGTCGGCGGCGGTGGCGTTGTTGCGGCTGGCCCGGATCACCACGACCATGGTGATCGCGACGAAGGCGCCGAAGATGGCGATATTGGCGACCGGGTTGCCGACCGTCGCCGTCGCCGCGTAGATGTGCACGGTGTTCATGCCCGATCCCCCTCGAGGTAGCCACGGATGGCTGCCGCGCGCGGATCCAGTTCCCGATTGGCGAACCGGACGTACAGCGCGGTGATGGCGAAGGTGGACACGAATTGGCCGAGCCCGAGTAGCAATCCGACGTTGATGTCGCCGACCACCGCGTGCGACATCAGGTCGTGCGCGTAGGCGCCGAGCAGTACGTAGCCGAGGTACCAGAGCAGGAACAATACGGTCATCGGAAACACGAAGCGGCGCAGGCGCGTTCGCAGTTCTTGGAACTGGGGACTGGCCTGGACTTCGGCGAAGGCTGCGGCGCCCGGCGCCCGCCGTGCGGCGGTGTCGTCGAGATCGATACTGGTCATGATGGTCCTAGCGTGTGACATGGCTTACGTCTTCAGGACGGTAGCCAGCTACGCCCATAGACCGGAATATGTGGTGTGAGTCACTCTGTGAAGGTGGCCGAATCTGCGGTGAGCGGTCGATGCGGCGCGACGAACGGTTCCAGCGCGGGCCGTGCTCGGCGGGTGCCTGGAAAGGGCGGCGTGGTCGGTCAGTCGGAGTGCAGGCCGCGCTCGCGGTCGGCGCCCATTCCCAGGCGCTCCGGCGCGTGCATCCGGACAAAGATGTGGCCGACGCTTCTGCTGTCGAGCCCGCGGGTGAACTTGCTGACCAGCACCATGGCGGCGAACGCCGCGGGAACGCTGATCGCCGCCGGGTAGCCGAGCATCGCCGATGGCCATCCGCCCGCCACCTCGTCCGACAGCCCGCCGGTGACCGAGACGACCGTCGCCGCGCCCGCCGCGAGACCACCCGCGACGAGACCGGCGGCCGCGCCTGTCGCGGTCAGCCCGCGCCACCAGATACCGAGCGCCAGCAGCGGGCACAGTGTCGACGCGGCCACCGCGAACGCCAGGCCCACGGTGCGCGACAGATCCAGCGATACGACGGTCAGCGACAACGCGAGCGGCACAGCACCGGCGACCAGCGCCGCCGTGCGGAAGTCGCGAATCCGCCCACGCAGCATGTCGGTACTGAGCACGCCCGCGATGCTCACCAGCAGTCCCGACGAGGTGGACAGGAACGCCGCGATCGCACCCGCCGCCACCAGCGCCGCGAGCAGTTGTCCCGGCAGCCCGCCGAGCACCGACCCCGGCAGCAACACCACCGCAGCGTCGGAGGTCCCGGTGATCAGTAGCTGCGGCACGTACAGCCGCGCGAAGACGCCCAGCAGCACCGGAAACAGGTAGAACAGCCCGACCAGGCCGATCACCGCGAGCGCTGTCGCTCGGGCGGTCCTTCCGTCGGGGTTGGTGTAGAAGCGCACCAGCACATGCGGCAGACCCATGGTGCCGAGGAACGTGGCGAGGATCAGCGAGTACACCTGGTAGGTCGGATGCGGCCCGCCGAGGCCGCCGCCCGGCGCCAGCCAGCCCGCGCCGTCCGCGGGAGCGCCCGCGACGACCGGCACCGCGGCTCCCGCGTCCAGCACCAGCCGCGTGCCCCCCGCCAGTTCGTGCGCACCCGCCGTCAGCTGGACCGGACCGTCGACCGTGTGGTCGTCGAGGGTACCCGTGATCGAAACCTCCTGCGGCGCACCGACCTGCACCACCACGTCGGTGGTCACGTCGACCACGGTGCGTTCGGCCACCACAGGGGGGGCGGGCGCGCCGAGCGCACGGTCCTCGACAAAGAAGTGCCCGAGCAGCACCAGCGCCGGAATCGCCACCGCGGTCAGCTTCAACCAGTACTGGAAAGCCTGGACCAGCGTGATCGACCGCATCCCGCCCCCGACCACGTTCGCGATCACGATCCCGCCTACCGTCGCCGTGCCCACCCAGCCTGGGACGCCGAGCAAAAAGTGCAGCGTCAATCCCGCCCCCTGGAACTGCGGGATCAGATACACCGCGCACACCAGCACGACGACGGTCGCGGCCAGCCTGCGCAAGCGCAGTGAGCCCAAGCGGAATTCGGCGAAGTCGGGCACCGTGTACGCGCCCGAGCGCCGCAGCGGGGCCGCGACGAACAACAGCAGCGCGAGATATCCGGCGGTGAAGCCCACCGGGTACCACAGCGCGTCCGCGCCGTACTTGGCGATCAACCCGGCGACACCGAGAAACGAAGCAGCCGAAAGGTATTCGCCGGAAATAGCGGCGGCGTTCCAGCGCGGTCCCACGCTGCGGGAGGCGACCAGGAAGTCGGAGGTGGTGCGGGCGAGGCGTACTCCATACGCGCCGATCGCGACCGTGGCCAGCGCCGCGAGCACCAACGCGGCCACCGTCAGCGCGGGGGCGGGTCCGGGGGTCACGCCGAACCCCGGCGCGACGCGGCCCGCACCGAAACGGATTGGGGGATCCGGGCAGATTCCGTGCCGGTGCGGCCGCGGAGGTATCCGGTGGTTCGTGTCGGCGGCATCGTGTGGACGGTTCGGTACGAGCGCATGTCAATCCTCGGCCAGCTCGAGGAAATCCTGCTCGTTGCGCTCGGCTTGGCGCACATACGATCGGCCGATCAGAAACAGCAGCGGGTACACAGCGCCGCCGAGTAGTAGCCATGGCAACCGCACTCCGAGCACCACCACCGATCCGACCGGGCCGATCTCGAACAGCACCGGTAGCGCGCACAACACGGCGACCGTCACAAGGCCGAGCCGCAGTGCGAGCCCGAGCTGTGCGCGGATCAGGCCACCGATGAGCGCCTCACCGATCCCGGTCTGCTCGGCCACCTCCACCCTGGTGCGCACTCGCCGAGCCCCGCGCCGCTGCGAAAGCACGACGCGCTGCCGTGCCGGACGCTGCGGCCCGGTCACTGGTTGCCCCACCTTTGCCGGGGGTCGTGCACCAGCCGCTGTTTCAATTCACGCACCTGTCTGCGGCTGACCGGCAATTCGACCGCCGCCGCGTCGCCCTCGGCACGAAGGCACACGACGGTCCCGCTGCCGACTGTGCGCATCCCGGTCACCAGCCGCAGCGCGACCAGATACGACCGGTGCACCCGGAGAAACCCCGCGTTCTGCCATCGGGATTCCAATGCCGACAACGGAATCCGCACCAGATGGGAGCCGCCGCTGGTGTGCAGCCTGGCGTAGTCCCCGTCCGCCTCTACCCAGCTCACGGTCGAGCGCGGCACCAGCGTGGTCACCCCGCCCAGTTCGACGGGAATGACCTCGCTCGGATCGGACTGCGCTTCCCCGGTGGGATGGTGTGACGCGCTGCGCGCAATGGCGATCCGCCGTACCGCTGCGGCGAGCCGCGCCTCGCGCAGCGGCTTGAGCAGATAGTCCGCGGCGCCGAGGTCGAACGCCGCGATCGCGCGATCGTCGTGCGCGGTCACGAACACCACCGCGGGCGGATTCGCGAACTCCGACAGGATCCCGGCCAGCTCCATACCGTCGAGCCCGGGCATATTGATGTCCAGGAACACGGCGTCGACCGGATGCACCCGTAGCACCCGGAGCGCGCTCGTCGCGTCGCCCGCCGCGTGGATCGCGCTGATCTCGGATCGCGCGCGCAGCAGATACACCAGCTCGTCGAGAGCGGGTTTCTCGTCGTCCACGGCGAGCACGCGCAGCGCGCCCGTCGAGTTGCCGGTCGCGCGGGTCACAGTCGGTCCATCGTAGGCGTTGGGTTTCCGGCCGTGGCGCGGGTATCCATGCCACGACCCGCCGCTTCCTGGGGGTGCACGGGACTCATGCCCGGATGCCCGCGCGGAATTTGGGGACGCGGAGGCTGACTTTCGTGCCCGCACCGGGCGCGGTTTCGACGACCAGGCCGTAGTCGTTGCCGAACGCCGCGCGCAGCCGGTCGTCGACGTTGGCCAGCCCGACGTGCGCGGACTCGCCAGACTGTGCCGTGCCCGTCGCGGCGTCGAGCGCGCCGGAGCGCAGCAGGTCCGGGTCCATGCCGACGCCATCGTCCTCGACGCTGATCACGCAGTCGGTGCCTGCGTCGGCGGCGACGATACTGACGGTACCGCCGCCCTGCACCGTACCGGCCAACCCGTGCCGTACCGCGTTCTCCACCAGCGGCTGCAGCGCGAGGAAGGGCAGGACGACGCCGAGCACCTCCGGCGCGATCCGCAGGCGCACCTCGAGCGCGTCGCCGAAGCGGGCCCGCTCGAGTGCCAGGTACCGCTCGATATTGCGCAGTTCGTCGGCCAGTACGGTGAATTCGCCCGCGGCGCGGAAGGAGTACCTGGTGAAGTCGGCGAACTCGAGGATCAGCTCGCGGGCCCGCGTCGGGTCGGTGCGGACAAATGAGGCGATGGTGTTCAGCGCGTTGTAGATGAAATGCGGGCTGATCTGGGCGCGCAGCGCGCGCACCTCGGCGCGGTCGAGCCGGGCCCGCGACGCGTCCAGCTCGGCCAGTTCGAGCTGGCCGCAGGCATACCGCGCCACCTCGGCGACCGCGCCGAGCCAGCCGGGACCGGGTTGTCCGCTGGTCACCACGCCGAGCACCCCGGCAACCCCGGTGGACTCGATCAGCAGCGGCTGCGCGATCAGGGTGCGTCCGGCGTGCTCGCCGCGCCCGGGCCCGGCTATCAGCACCGGCCGTTCACCGGCGACGGCCCGCTCGGCGGCTTCGGTGAAGTACTCCGCCAGCTCGGCGTGCGGTCCTTCCCAGGCCAGCAGCGTGCCGTCGGCGTCGGCCATGGCGAGTGCCTCGGCGCCGGTGAGTGCCCGTAGATGCGGCGCAGCCTCACGCGCCGATTCCCCCGTGAGCCCGCGCCGCAGCGGGACCGCCGCGAGTGACGCGGTGTGCAGCGCCGAATGTACCGCCCGCTCGGCAGGCGTCGTCACCACCCGACGGGTGCGCAGCCAGATCAGCAGCGCACCGGCGATCAGCGCCGCGGCGACTACGACGGCGAGCGCGGTGGTCATCGCGGGCACTGGCGGAGGGAGTCCATGCGCCGATTATCGCGGTAGCGGACCCGCGTGCCGTGCGGTGTCGGGTTCCGCCGCGCGGAGCGGGCGGCGGAACCCGGACGCCGCCGACCGCTACGGACGCGGTTCGTTATGGAGTGGGCTAGCCCTGGTAGGGCGGCACAGTGAACTCGATTGGGCCCAGCTCGGGCACATGCACCGCGCCGATGGTGGCGGTCGCGGTGAACCGGCCGGGGCCGGGCGCGAACAGCGCGGAGTGCCCGCTGTTGCCCCAGTATCCCGGCCCCTGCGCAGTCACAGCGAACGCGCCCGTCGCACCGGTGTCGACGTTGCGCCAGTTCAGCGTGATCGGCAGGGTGCACGGCCCGACGCCGACCAGCGTCGAGCTCACGGTGAACGCCGCTTGGTTCGGGTAGGCATTGCCGTTGATCGAGGCGTCGACCTGCCCCACACAGGGTCCCTGGGCGAGGGTATAGATGGTGGCGAACTTACCCTCCGGGGCCGCCGCGACGGGCGCGGCCGTCGCGAGCAGGGCCGCGAAGGCCGTAGCGGAAAGTACGAACAGTGCTTTCGTCGAATTCATGGACACCTCCACAAGTTTGGGGACA
The DNA window shown above is from Nocardia sp. NBC_01730 and carries:
- a CDS encoding DUF485 domain-containing protein; this translates as MTSIDLDDTAARRAPGAAAFAEVQASPQFQELRTRLRRFVFPMTVLFLLWYLGYVLLGAYAHDLMSHAVVGDINVGLLLGLGQFVSTFAITALYVRFANRELDPRAAAIRGYLEGDRA
- a CDS encoding sodium/solute symporter encodes the protein MTPGPAPALTVAALVLAALATVAIGAYGVRLARTTSDFLVASRSVGPRWNAAAISGEYLSAASFLGVAGLIAKYGADALWYPVGFTAGYLALLLFVAAPLRRSGAYTVPDFAEFRLGSLRLRRLAATVVVLVCAVYLIPQFQGAGLTLHFLLGVPGWVGTATVGGIVIANVVGGGMRSITLVQAFQYWLKLTAVAIPALVLLGHFFVEDRALGAPAPPVVAERTVVDVTTDVVVQVGAPQEVSITGTLDDHTVDGPVQLTAGAHELAGGTRLVLDAGAAVPVVAGAPADGAGWLAPGGGLGGPHPTYQVYSLILATFLGTMGLPHVLVRFYTNPDGRTARATALAVIGLVGLFYLFPVLLGVFARLYVPQLLITGTSDAAVVLLPGSVLGGLPGQLLAALVAAGAIAAFLSTSSGLLVSIAGVLSTDMLRGRIRDFRTAALVAGAVPLALSLTVVSLDLSRTVGLAFAVAASTLCPLLALGIWWRGLTATGAAAGLVAGGLAAGAATVVSVTGGLSDEVAGGWPSAMLGYPAAISVPAAFAAMVLVSKFTRGLDSRSVGHIFVRMHAPERLGMGADRERGLHSD
- a CDS encoding LytR/AlgR family response regulator transcription factor codes for the protein MTRATGNSTGALRVLAVDDEKPALDELVYLLRARSEISAIHAAGDATSALRVLRVHPVDAVFLDINMPGLDGMELAGILSEFANPPAVVFVTAHDDRAIAAFDLGAADYLLKPLREARLAAAVRRIAIARSASHHPTGEAQSDPSEVIPVELGGVTTLVPRSTVSWVEADGDYARLHTSGGSHLVRIPLSALESRWQNAGFLRVHRSYLVALRLVTGMRTVGSGTVVCLRAEGDAAAVELPVSRRQVRELKQRLVHDPRQRWGNQ
- a CDS encoding sensor histidine kinase, which produces MTTALAVVVAAALIAGALLIWLRTRRVVTTPAERAVHSALHTASLAAVPLRRGLTGESAREAAPHLRALTGAEALAMADADGTLLAWEGPHAELAEYFTEAAERAVAGERPVLIAGPGRGEHAGRTLIAQPLLIESTGVAGVLGVVTSGQPGPGWLGAVAEVARYACGQLELAELDASRARLDRAEVRALRAQISPHFIYNALNTIASFVRTDPTRARELILEFADFTRYSFRAAGEFTVLADELRNIERYLALERARFGDALEVRLRIAPEVLGVVLPFLALQPLVENAVRHGLAGTVQGGGTVSIVAADAGTDCVISVEDDGVGMDPDLLRSGALDAATGTAQSGESAHVGLANVDDRLRAAFGNDYGLVVETAPGAGTKVSLRVPKFRAGIRA